A section of the Tumebacillus amylolyticus genome encodes:
- a CDS encoding TerC family protein, producing the protein MATTLYAIILFKIILINLVLSGDNAVVIALACRNLPDKQRRTAFLWGSLGAVVCMILLTFVAIRLLEVPLLQAVGGFLLIWIALKLLQGEDEGGGIRQHDNLWRAVWTIIVADVVMSLDNTVAVAATAQGNLPLIGIGLAISIPLIIWGANVLAKLMHKFPLIVWAGAMLLGYTAGEMILQDRVLGDFFKVFFPGTSWLFPWLVSGFVLLVGRIRASREIKVIRKLGRV; encoded by the coding sequence ATGGCGACCACTCTCTATGCGATCATTCTCTTCAAGATTATCTTGATCAACTTGGTGCTCTCCGGAGACAACGCGGTGGTTATTGCGTTGGCTTGCCGCAACTTGCCGGACAAACAGCGTCGCACGGCGTTTCTGTGGGGAAGTCTCGGGGCTGTGGTTTGTATGATCTTGCTGACGTTCGTGGCGATTCGGTTGTTGGAAGTGCCGCTGCTGCAGGCGGTCGGCGGTTTTCTGTTGATCTGGATTGCGCTGAAACTTCTCCAAGGGGAGGACGAGGGCGGCGGAATTCGTCAGCACGACAACCTCTGGCGGGCGGTGTGGACGATCATCGTGGCGGACGTGGTGATGAGTTTGGACAACACGGTCGCCGTAGCTGCGACGGCGCAGGGAAATTTGCCGCTGATCGGGATCGGGCTTGCCATTTCGATTCCGCTGATCATCTGGGGGGCGAATGTGCTCGCGAAGCTGATGCACAAGTTCCCGCTGATCGTATGGGCCGGCGCGATGTTGCTCGGGTACACGGCAGGGGAGATGATTCTGCAAGATCGGGTGCTGGGGGACTTTTTCAAGGTGTTTTTCCCCGGCACGAGTTGGCTGTTCCCGTGGTTGGTTTCGGGGTTTGTGTTGTTGGTTGGACGGATTCGGGCAAGTCGGGAGATCAAGGTCATCCGCAAATTGGGGCGGGTGTAG
- a CDS encoding TetR/AcrR family transcriptional regulator, producing MNKPTDPTRTIVSRRSRPAKEPLSREQIVKTALDLLKQEGTPGMSMRKIAKALDTGPSSLYVYVANLQELSAAVLDEGLCEVVLPEAQKDSWKKPLIDALLSYAKVLYESPGLAELSLSTIPIGPNSLALSEYLLQRLHEGGITSTQAAWGVDLLLFYGASVAFEQASRNQQGTTLQAAQTFYQSLDAKRYPMLVGVQAEMFSGGPERFRWGLEVILQGMLQTDTRS from the coding sequence ATGAACAAACCAACCGATCCAACCCGAACCATCGTTAGCCGTCGTTCACGACCCGCCAAAGAACCTTTGAGCAGAGAACAGATCGTCAAAACTGCCTTGGACTTGCTCAAACAGGAAGGAACGCCCGGGATGAGCATGCGCAAAATCGCCAAAGCTCTGGACACCGGCCCCTCTTCCCTCTATGTCTACGTCGCCAACTTGCAAGAGCTAAGCGCCGCTGTGCTGGACGAGGGGCTTTGCGAAGTTGTCTTGCCGGAAGCGCAAAAAGATTCTTGGAAAAAACCGCTGATCGACGCACTGCTCTCGTATGCAAAGGTACTCTATGAATCTCCCGGTCTAGCGGAGCTCTCTCTTTCGACGATTCCGATCGGACCGAATTCTCTTGCGCTCTCGGAGTATCTCCTGCAACGGTTGCATGAAGGGGGAATCACTTCCACGCAAGCGGCGTGGGGAGTCGATCTGCTGCTTTTTTACGGTGCGTCCGTGGCATTCGAACAGGCTTCTCGCAACCAACAGGGGACCACGCTTCAAGCGGCCCAGACTTTCTACCAATCATTGGATGCCAAGCGTTATCCGATGCTTGTCGGGGTACAAGCAGAGATGTTCTCCGGCGGTCCGGAACGGTTTCGTTGGGGGCTGGAAGTGATTTTGCAAGGCATGTTGCAGACCGACACGCGATCTTAA
- a CDS encoding CBO0543 family protein, with translation MVFSIVLFVGSWLFFLFLGKKKKFYVLSPTCYVAMILGLSTDVMIDAYGLWEYPATTGLQSFWRHILDDFGIYFVVTYLFLQTLPKQPNFWNMVLHIFYWSVLAFGLEFLALKTGNLKHRLWWNLGFSYVSDVGLYLIFYYHHRWRVRME, from the coding sequence ATGGTGTTTTCCATCGTTTTGTTTGTTGGTTCCTGGCTTTTCTTTTTGTTCTTGGGTAAGAAAAAAAAGTTCTACGTGCTCTCTCCTACCTGCTATGTTGCAATGATTTTGGGGCTGTCCACCGATGTGATGATCGATGCGTATGGTCTGTGGGAATATCCGGCTACTACCGGTCTGCAATCTTTTTGGCGGCATATCCTAGATGATTTCGGGATTTACTTTGTCGTGACGTATTTGTTTTTGCAGACGCTGCCGAAGCAGCCGAACTTTTGGAACATGGTGTTGCACATTTTTTATTGGTCGGTTCTTGCATTTGGGTTGGAGTTTTTGGCTTTGAAGACCGGAAATTTGAAACATAGACTGTGGTGGAATTTAGGGTTTTCGTATGTGTCGGATGTGGGGTTGTATTTGATTTTTTATTATCATCATCGATGGAGAGTACGGATGGAATGA
- a CDS encoding catalase family protein, with amino-acid sequence MNHPLTPFETTLPRDDYYKDRIIAALQKKMKKDYASGSVKRDAHPKNLGLLQAEFTVENNLPDHLRVGIFKEVRTYQAWIRFSNSNGNVQSDVKKDIRGIAIKVLGVEGEKFLPQGEMQTQDFLMVSCPTMPLGTVKMFHEAIYYSIEWSPLVFLFRMLVSGNLSVLKVASQAKLNHTSPLDIRYWSTTPYLFGDDAAVKYSLVPTSQYQSELPAVLSDSYLTEQMEAHLSKQEASFDLLVQKFKDQHSTPIEDASVEWKEADAPFVKVATLRIPMQVFRTAEREALSEDFSFSPGHCLTEHRPIGGINRARMEIYNRLSQFRHQENHRPLVEPAE; translated from the coding sequence ATGAACCACCCTCTAACTCCCTTCGAGACGACCCTACCCCGCGATGACTACTACAAAGACCGAATCATCGCCGCCTTGCAAAAGAAAATGAAAAAAGACTATGCATCCGGCTCTGTCAAACGCGACGCTCATCCTAAAAACCTCGGCCTGCTCCAAGCAGAATTCACCGTGGAAAACAACCTCCCCGATCACCTGCGCGTCGGGATCTTCAAGGAAGTCCGCACTTACCAAGCCTGGATTCGGTTCTCCAATTCCAACGGCAACGTGCAGAGCGATGTCAAAAAGGACATTCGTGGAATCGCGATCAAAGTCTTGGGCGTTGAAGGCGAGAAGTTTTTGCCACAGGGGGAGATGCAGACACAGGACTTTTTGATGGTCAGTTGCCCGACGATGCCGTTGGGGACGGTCAAGATGTTTCATGAGGCGATCTACTACAGCATCGAGTGGTCTCCGCTCGTGTTTCTCTTCCGCATGTTGGTCTCCGGCAACCTGAGTGTTCTAAAAGTCGCAAGCCAGGCAAAACTCAACCACACCTCGCCGTTGGACATTCGCTACTGGAGCACCACGCCGTATCTGTTTGGCGATGACGCCGCAGTCAAGTATTCGCTTGTTCCCACATCGCAGTACCAAAGTGAACTGCCTGCGGTATTATCCGACTCCTATCTGACTGAACAGATGGAAGCGCACTTGTCGAAGCAAGAGGCGAGTTTTGATCTCCTTGTGCAGAAATTCAAGGACCAGCACAGCACCCCGATTGAAGATGCATCCGTGGAATGGAAGGAAGCCGATGCTCCGTTCGTCAAAGTGGCAACGTTGCGCATCCCCATGCAAGTATTCCGCACAGCCGAACGCGAAGCTCTGTCCGAGGATTTCTCGTTCTCACCCGGTCATTGCTTAACCGAGCACAGACCGATCGGGGGCATCAATCGAGCGCGGATGGAAATTTACAACCGCTTGTCGCAATTCCGTCACCAAGAGAACCACCGACCGCTCGTCGAACCAGCCGAGTAA
- a CDS encoding DUF4832 domain-containing protein, with protein MRKLILLIRLTLILLLATELIASKPLHHTELPTLLQVHPPESQSVLNNPYMGLAPSADHGPYEQPIRLVYGVVTWAELEPSKNHYNFEAMEKRLHFDEWQSRGVQVILRLVLDYSSSDQHKDIPDWLYNEIQGDGIWYDEDIGKGFSPNYSNPTLIENHRLLLKKLGERYDHDPRIAFLALGSIGHWGEWHTFQDDHLVIPFPKLAVSDLYVHHYLDAFPDKKLLMRRPHPVVSQYGMGLYNDMFGVARSTYDFKDWYEKGYTSSLAGTDIPPMPDFWKYGPSGGEFGNADTVLEQLKSDHMEAVLQQTRDTHVSWMGATTIAEQKFPAEEQANLDEFLKTMGYRFTIPDATYPEKIRQGGLLSLHMTIANHGVAPFYDPWPFELSLVDASGRVATQLNTQQDIRSWLPGEHSLQEFLPVPQNLPAGTYSLCVALLDPETKQPGIDFAMEGRRTDGRYELGKLEILQ; from the coding sequence ATGCGCAAACTCATACTTCTCATCCGCCTCACACTCATCCTCCTGCTCGCCACCGAACTCATCGCCTCCAAGCCGCTGCACCATACCGAACTACCGACCCTACTACAAGTTCACCCCCCAGAATCCCAATCCGTCCTCAACAACCCTTACATGGGACTAGCCCCCTCTGCCGACCACGGCCCTTACGAGCAGCCCATCCGTCTCGTCTACGGCGTCGTCACCTGGGCAGAACTTGAACCATCCAAAAACCACTACAACTTCGAAGCCATGGAAAAACGCTTGCACTTCGACGAGTGGCAATCCCGCGGAGTCCAAGTCATCCTCCGCCTCGTTCTCGACTACAGCTCGTCCGACCAACACAAGGACATCCCCGACTGGCTCTACAACGAAATCCAAGGCGACGGCATCTGGTATGACGAAGACATCGGCAAGGGCTTCTCCCCAAACTACAGCAACCCGACCCTGATCGAAAACCACCGCCTCCTCCTGAAAAAACTCGGAGAGCGCTACGACCACGACCCGCGCATCGCGTTTCTCGCGTTGGGGAGCATCGGGCATTGGGGAGAATGGCACACCTTCCAAGACGACCACCTCGTCATCCCGTTTCCCAAACTCGCCGTCTCCGATCTCTACGTCCACCACTACCTAGACGCGTTTCCCGATAAAAAACTCCTCATGCGCCGCCCGCACCCTGTCGTCAGCCAGTATGGAATGGGTCTCTACAACGACATGTTCGGAGTCGCCCGCTCCACCTACGACTTCAAAGACTGGTACGAAAAAGGCTACACCTCCTCCCTCGCCGGCACCGACATCCCGCCCATGCCCGACTTCTGGAAATACGGCCCCAGCGGCGGCGAATTTGGCAATGCAGACACGGTGCTCGAGCAATTGAAATCCGATCACATGGAGGCTGTGCTTCAACAGACCCGAGACACGCACGTCTCCTGGATGGGCGCGACGACGATCGCCGAGCAGAAGTTCCCCGCCGAGGAACAGGCCAATCTCGATGAATTTCTCAAAACGATGGGCTACCGCTTCACAATCCCCGACGCCACCTACCCCGAGAAGATTCGCCAAGGCGGGCTGCTTTCGCTCCACATGACCATCGCCAACCACGGAGTCGCGCCTTTTTACGATCCGTGGCCGTTTGAGCTCTCCTTGGTCGACGCTTCAGGACGAGTCGCCACCCAACTGAACACGCAGCAGGACATCCGCAGTTGGCTCCCCGGCGAACATTCCCTACAGGAATTCTTGCCCGTTCCACAAAACCTCCCGGCGGGAACCTATTCGCTGTGCGTTGCGTTGCTCGACCCGGAAACGAAGCAACCGGGCATCGACTTTGCCATGGAGGGGAGACGTACGGACGGTCGCTATGAACTTGGCAAGCTAGAGATTTTGCAGTAA
- a CDS encoding FAD-dependent oxidoreductase: protein MSTSFDKNQPRIAIVGAGPGGLTLALILQRHGVKPVVYESEPSRTSRDQGGSLDLHPESGQKALQAAGLYDQFQAIARYEGEDFRLFDKNGCLYMDEKAEDEQGGRPEIDRGTLRDLLLNALDPACIRWGHKLHQAIPREDGRHELHFENGHTDTVDLVVGADGAFSRIRPLLTDAVPAYTGLSMVELNVRDAAVSHPDLAAFNGRGKLFALGDHKGILAQLNGDGGIRVYASFEAERDWLDTCGIPFDQPEEAQRQLLMMFSDWDESLREYIRQADGAILPRRIYMLPVGLTWEHKPGVTLIGDAAHLMSPFAGEGANLAMLDAAELALSIVGHADLNKAVQAYEEKMYSYSKPSAEDSYDNLKLCFSDNAASNLKELMHQLHEHPEIEG, encoded by the coding sequence ATGTCAACTTCATTTGATAAAAACCAACCGCGCATCGCCATCGTCGGAGCAGGTCCCGGCGGGCTCACGTTGGCCCTGATCCTCCAACGCCACGGCGTTAAACCGGTCGTCTACGAAAGCGAACCCTCCCGTACCAGCCGCGATCAGGGCGGTTCCCTAGACCTCCATCCCGAATCTGGACAGAAAGCCTTGCAAGCGGCCGGTTTGTACGACCAATTCCAAGCCATCGCTCGTTACGAGGGAGAGGACTTCCGTCTCTTCGATAAAAACGGCTGCCTTTACATGGACGAAAAAGCAGAAGACGAGCAGGGCGGTCGTCCCGAGATCGACCGCGGAACTTTGCGCGACCTGCTGTTAAACGCCCTTGACCCCGCGTGCATCCGTTGGGGGCACAAGTTGCACCAAGCGATCCCCCGAGAAGACGGTCGGCATGAACTTCATTTTGAAAACGGGCACACAGACACCGTCGATCTGGTCGTCGGCGCCGACGGGGCTTTCTCCCGGATCCGTCCGTTGCTCACAGATGCTGTGCCTGCGTATACTGGACTTAGCATGGTGGAACTCAACGTCCGGGACGCCGCCGTCTCGCATCCTGATCTCGCCGCTTTCAACGGTCGTGGCAAATTGTTCGCACTTGGTGACCACAAAGGGATCCTCGCGCAGTTGAATGGAGACGGCGGCATTCGGGTGTATGCGAGTTTTGAAGCAGAGCGGGACTGGTTGGATACATGCGGCATTCCGTTCGATCAACCGGAAGAGGCGCAACGGCAACTGCTCATGATGTTCAGCGATTGGGACGAGTCGTTGCGAGAATACATCCGCCAAGCGGACGGGGCGATCTTGCCGAGACGCATCTACATGTTGCCCGTCGGTCTTACGTGGGAGCACAAACCGGGTGTCACGCTGATCGGCGATGCCGCGCATCTAATGTCTCCCTTTGCGGGAGAAGGCGCAAACTTGGCGATGTTGGATGCTGCGGAGCTGGCGTTGTCCATTGTGGGGCATGCCGATCTCAACAAAGCGGTCCAGGCCTACGAAGAGAAGATGTACTCTTATTCCAAGCCATCCGCCGAAGACTCGTACGACAATCTCAAACTGTGCTTCTCCGACAACGCCGCATCCAACTTGAAAGAACTGATGCACCAATTGCATGAGCATCCTGAAATTGAAGGATAG
- a CDS encoding YybH family protein: MRYSTVQDVLETFKSAVYEKDVARYLSIYAGDIHMFDCWGDWECVGLSQWEEIVKDWFGGLQEEGVTLKTEFDDVVVQENSNLAFVHCNVTFAAYNESDEKLRHMTNRFTFGLRKDAESWSIVHQHSSLPISMETGKGIFNLK; this comes from the coding sequence ATGAGATATAGTACCGTTCAGGACGTTTTGGAAACCTTCAAGTCTGCCGTTTATGAGAAAGATGTTGCGCGGTATCTCTCGATCTACGCTGGCGACATCCATATGTTTGATTGTTGGGGAGATTGGGAGTGCGTCGGCCTTTCTCAGTGGGAGGAAATTGTAAAGGACTGGTTTGGTGGTTTGCAAGAGGAGGGCGTTACCCTCAAAACGGAGTTTGATGATGTGGTCGTGCAGGAGAACTCAAATCTCGCTTTCGTTCATTGCAATGTGACGTTTGCTGCGTATAACGAATCCGACGAGAAACTTCGTCACATGACGAATCGATTCACGTTCGGTCTGCGAAAAGATGCGGAATCTTGGAGCATTGTACACCAACATTCTTCCCTGCCGATCAGTATGGAGACTGGGAAGGGTATTTTTAACTTGAAGTAA